The Candida dubliniensis CD36 chromosome 2, complete sequence genome contains a region encoding:
- a CDS encoding nucleolar protein, putative (Similar to S. cerevisiae RRP15), with translation MASASKNKKSNSNPNTQRKKTVKVVIESEEQEQSNSSSQEAESEDSSASELEEVDNDDLDQEIGSDDEVNIADVSSSEGEDESDDENEEDNFPKLKKRKTKSTEDGSESFADALNSIVNSKLKAYDRKDPILARNKVTLKKLESDKLEMKAKRALLQEKKVLHDNARIKNLLPSGSEPEKVREVIEKEKALKKVAQRGVVKLFNAVLSTQIKTNQEVSKEKLGQTKKEEIMNEVSKNKFLDLIAAAGNE, from the coding sequence atggCTTCTGCTAGTAAGAATAAGAAACTGAATAGTAATCCTAATACTCAGAGAAAGAAGACAGTTAAAGTGGTGATAGAGCTGGAAGAGCAAGAACAATCCAATTCATCTAGTCAAGAAGCGGAAAGTGAGGATAGCAGTGCCTCTGAGTTGGAAGAAGTAgacaatgatgatttagacCAAGAAATAGGatctgatgatgaagttAATATTGCAGATGTTTCATCATCTGAAGGCGAAGACGAaagtgatgatgaaaatgaagaagacaATTTTCCTAAactaaagaaaagaaaaacaaaatctaCCGAAGATGGATCTGAATCATTTGCCGATGCCTTGAACTCTATTGTCAATTCAAAACTAAAAGCATATGATAGGAAAGATCCAATTTTGGCTCGAAATAAGGTCactttaaagaaattagaactggataaattggaaatgAAGGCCAAAAGAGCTTTGttacaagaaaagaaagtatTACATGACAATGCCAGGATTAAAAACTTGTTGCCATCTGGTAGTGAACCGGAGAAAGTCCGTGAAGTAattgaaaaggaaaaggcATTGAAAAAAGTTGCTCAACGTGGTGTTgtcaaattgtttaatgCAGTGTTATCCACGCAAATCAAAACTAATCAAGAAGTCAGTAAGGAGAAATTGGGACAAACCAAAAAGGAAGAAATAATGAATGAAGTGtctaaaaacaaatttttggATCTAATTGCAGCTGCAGGTAATGAATAG
- a CDS encoding C-14 sterol reductase, putative (Similar to S. cerevisiae ERG24), with protein sequence MKSSKLNPVTTHKEFNGISGALGITIGLPSLIVLFYLLCNQTYSIQGISVDFSKITNQLPTTQDELWQLVFNKTCWLAYLAWFFILVILDYLLPGKSLDGVKLRDGTVLNYKINGLSMSSLLIVLLLARLFQSNKDSTSEYYLPELQFIYDNQLQLIIICFLFSFMLAVFVYIISFIPLAKPNGIGTRERILSINGNTGNAFYDWFIGRELNPRIGSWDIKLFCELRPGMLLWLLINLSCLHYQYHNLGYVTDSMVVVNLLQAFYIFDGVLNEEGCLTMIDITTDGFGFMLSFGDLAWVPWTYSLQARYLSIKGNEINLGWTLSLLIIGLQALGFYIFRSANKQKSDFRQGKLPHLKSIQTKTGSKLLVEGWWGLSQHINYLGDWLIGLSWCLPTGFQTPLTYFYVIYFASLLIHRQIRDEMKCRAKYGEDWQKYEKLVPYKIIPYVY encoded by the coding sequence AtgaaatcatcaaaattgaatccaGTCACAACTCATAAAGAGTTCAATGGTATTTCTGGGGCATTAGGTATAACAATTGGATTGCCTTCACTCattgtattgttttatttattgtgCAACCAAACATATTCCATTCAAGGAATTAGTGTCGATTTCTCCAAAATAACAAATCAATTGCCAACTACTCAGGATGAATTATGGCAGCTAGTGTTCAATAAAACTTGTTGGTTGGCATATTTAGCTtggttttttattttggtCATTTTGGATTATTTGTTGCCAGGCAAGTCATTAGATGGGGTGAAGTTAAGAGATGGCACtgttttaaattataaaatcaatGGCTTAAGCATGAGCtctttattaattgttttgcTATTGGCTCGGTTATTCCAACTGAACAAAGACAGCACTTCTGAATATTACTTGCCTGAATTGCAATTTATTTATGACAACCAATTACAATTGATCATTATTtgctttttgttttcttttatgTTAGCCGTGTTTGTATATATAATTTCGTTTATCCCGTTAGCTAAGCCAAATGGAATTGGTACAAGAGAAAGAATTTTGAGTATCAATGGCAATACCGGCAATGCATTTTATGATTGGTTCATTGGTCGTGAATTGAACCCAAGGATAGGTAGTTGGGATATAAAGTTGTTTTGTGAGTTACGTCCTGGAATGTTATTAtggttgttgataaatttgagCTGTTTGCATTATCAGTACCATAATTTGGGCTATGTAACAGATTCAATGGTTGTTGTGAATTTACTTCAAGCATTTTACATCTTCGATGGGGTGTTGAACGAAGAAGGTTGTTTGACAATGATTGATATCACCACCGACGGATTTGGTTTCATGTTGAGTTTTGGTGACTTGGCTTGGGTTCCATGGACTTATTCTTTACAGGCAAGATATTTGAGCATAAAAGGTAATGAAATCAATCTAGGATGGACGTTAAGTTTGTTAATCATTGGATTACAAGCATTAGGATTTTACATTTTCCGTTCAgcaaataaacaaaaatcaGACTTTAGACAAGGTAAATTGCCACATTTGAAAAGCATCCAAACCAAAACTGGCTCAAAATTGTTGGTGGAAGGCTGGTGGGGATTATCTCAACACATTAATTATTTGGGCGATTGGTTGATTGGACTATCTTGGTGTTTGCCTACTGGTTTCCAAACTCCCTTGACTTACTTTTACGTCATTTACTTTGCTTCCTTGTTGATCCATCGTCAAATTAGagatgaaatgaaatgcAGAGCAAAATACGGCGAAGACTGGCAAAAATACGAAAAACTAGTTCCTTATAAAATAATTCCTTACgtatattaa